Proteins from a single region of Drosophila biarmipes strain raj3 chromosome 3R, RU_DBia_V1.1, whole genome shotgun sequence:
- the LOC108027062 gene encoding uncharacterized protein LOC108027062 has protein sequence MFKFVCLFALIASTAAAASEADSLLTSALKMVKDCGERSMVLCMKERALHYFDTENGDVRLTEGIALVKTDEIPVGRSLNEMQLPEEVEAREAEVDSLLVERVARFFGTHTLQFKVPKDSIQDMQRALEESRGKKKEKKKYLMPLLMLFKLKMAALLPLAIGFLALISFKALVIGKIALLLSGIIGLKKLLESKKENYEVVAHPHYEHEHSYGRSLPADDSQAQQLAYAAYKQ, from the exons ATGTTCAAGTTTGTGTGCCTGTTTGCGCTGATCGCCTCCACGGCGGCGGCCGCCTCGGAAGCGGACAGCCTGCTGACCAGCGCCCTCAAGATGGTCAAGGACTGCGGCGAGCGCTCGATGGTCCTGTGCATGAAG GAGCGCGCCCTGCACTACTTCGACACCGAGAACGGCGATGTGCGGCTGACCGAGGGCATTGCCCTGGTCAAGACCGACGAGATCCCGGTGGGCCGGTCCCTCAACGAGATGCAGCTGCCCGAGGAGGTGGAGGCCCGCGAGGCCGAGGTCGACTCCCTGCTGGTGGAGCGAGTGGCGCGCTTCTTCGGCACCCACACCCTGCAGTTCAAGGTGCCCAAGGACTCCATCCAGGACATGCAGCGCGCCCTCGAGGAAT CTCGCGGCAAGAAGAAGGAGAAGAAGAAGTACCTGATGCCCCTGCTGATGCTCTTCAAGCTGAAGATGGCCGCCCTGCTGCCCCTGGCCATCGGCTTCCTGGCCCTGATCTCCTTCAAGGCCCTGGTCATCGGCAAGATCGCTCTGCTGCTGTCCGGCATCATCGGACTGAAGAAGCTGCTGGAGTCCAAAAAGGAGAACTACGAGGTGGTGGCGCACCCGCACTACGAGCACGAGCACAGCTACGGCCGCTCGCTGCCGGCCGACGACTCCCAGGCCCAGCAGCTGGCCTACGCGGCGTATAAGCAATGA